CCGGTAGCGCTTGATGTTGGTTATGCCGTGGTTTTGATTCATATTTCGTTGATATTTTTTACGGTCGTAGAATCCAGGACCAATCGTTGGCACAAACAGCAACCGGTAGCTATCGGCAAACCTTTTCAGTTGATTCCAGTTTTTCCACGTGGACGCATAATTGGCGCCATTGCTCGGTAGATATGTATAGAACCCATCGAAACCAGCCCGTCGAACCATCGATTTGTGATCCTTAGTTGCGATATGTGCCAACACGATCGCATCGTAGCTCGTATCTCGAATCGTCAGTATCCCGTTTTTGCTCAGTAATCGCTTCCACTCGGAATCTGCAGTACGGTACGCTTTATGAATGTAGAACAGAGGCAACTCACGTTTCTTCGAGAGTACATTGAAGTAGCTCAACGTGCTTATGGCCGTTGGTGCTGGGCCTTTACCGAAAGTATCAAGAATATATTTGATGTTGCTTCGTATACTTTCTATCGTTCTATCCGGATATTCCAAGATCTCGATGGCCACCTGCAAGTCGTTCACATGAGCCACTTTAAAAATCATTCGCAGTTGATATTCGGAGAATGTAGGGTGCCATCCGAGGATGACGGTTCCGATGCCGCAGTTTTGAATTTCTTCGAAATGCTCCCGAACGATTGATTCGCTGCTGTTGTATAGCTTACGCTTTGGATAGAATGCCGTGTTTATGATGGGTTCATCGCTCGGTCGGAAGGACACGGAATTATTTTCGTAGATTCTCTGTATAAGTCGGTCACTGGACGGAtgcgttgggttgggtttgTACCACGCTACTGTAGCGTGGTAAAATATCTGTACGTTACGATTCTTTGGGAACGTTCTGTTGCGATGCTCGGATGGTGGTACTCCCGTACCCGTTTGCTGGTTGTTGGCCACTAGTCGCTTGATTTTGTCCCGGATGATGCGCGCCTTCACCTGGTGCTCGTTGTACTTCTCCGGGACGATCGTCTGGCTACGCCACAGCTCGTACGATACGACGTTTTGGTAGCCATCGTTGGGCAGCGAAAGGGGTGCTACTTCCTTATCCGGGGTGCTTATCGTTGTGTAGAGACAGAATATAAGTAGCAGGAAAGATGATACTCCAATGAAGCAGATAAACAATTTCATCGACTTAATGCTACTTAGTTTATGATGACCGAGCACCGTCATTGTTGGATAACTACTTGGGTTAGCGGAAACAACACCAGTCCTTCAGTGAGTATTCCACAAGAActaaagaaaaagggggatgaAATCCTTTTCAAGAGATGAAGCTACTAGAGCGCATGTGCAGTAATTACGTAGGAGAAGGGGTCGGTttgtaaacaatttttttagAACGATATCCTTATCTTACGCCGTTTTCATGAACTTGATTTCATTATCCTTTTTAAGCACCATAACACGCTATAGAGCCTGTCGCACGCTATAGAGCCAAAAACCGGGCATCGCTCAAAAACACGCGCGATTGTTTTGATTGCCGGTTTATCGCAgtttttcgcggtttttcgTAGTTTTCCTCAGTTTTTCAGGATGCCGCAAGATACGAAACGTATCAATGGACCCGAAATATCCACCTCGTACCATATTCACGAAGAAAACAATCGCCAACCGTTCGAGGAGCGACTAAACCAAGCAATCGGCGGAAAAAATAAGAGAAAAGACGgtagaaatttctcagaaagcCGCAAATATTGTGAGTTTTTCGGAAGTTTTTGGAAGTTTGCAGAGCATTAAAACCTGTTTTCTTTATAGTTCTGAAAGTCGGTGTAGTGTCCACGGCCAAAGGATCGGCATACATCGAGTTGGGGAACACCAAAGCGATCGTGTCGGTGTTCGATCCTCGAGAAAttccaaagcaaagcaaatatTGTGCTTTGGGTGAACTGTACTGCGATTTCAAGTTTTCGCCATTTGCGTCGCACCTGCGGAAAACACCGCAGTCGGATACGCGAGGCCGCAGTTTGGCGGCAGCGTTAGCCAGCGCACTGAACCCGGCCGTGTGTCGGCACTTGTTTCCGAATCTGCAGCTCGATGTGTTTGCCAATGTGCTGGAGGACGATGGATCAGTTCTGGCCGCGGTGATTACCGCGGCTGGGTTAGCTCTGGCCGATGCCTGTATCCCTATGTTCGACATAGTTACTGCAACGACAGCCGGAATTCTCGGAGATCGCATCCTGGTGGATCCCACGGCGGAGGAAGAGAGCCTGTGCATGGAGGGCTTCACCAGGGATAATCATGGCATAGTAATGCTAGCGAAGCTGCCAACGTTGGACCAAGTGCCGGAGATACGGCATTCCGGAAGCGTCTCCGTAGAAACGCTCTGGCGAGCATGCACCCGATTGAATGCGGCTTGTACCGAGCAGGTGCCCATCGTACAGCACGTATTGGTTAGCAAGGTCAAGTCTCGGCTGGCCGAAATCGATGTAGAgagcgacgacgaaggcgaagggGACGGCGAAGCGCCAGACGTTAAGAGCGAAAAACCAGATGAGGACACATCCGAAGATCGGTGAATAGAAGAGTTTTTTGGCTTTGGATTCGTTCAATCCTCACGTTTATTTAATCTTCCGGTTTCTCTGGTGGTGGACCACACGGCTGCAGCATTTTCTCCATAATATTGAAGCGTATGCGGGCCTTGGATTCGTTTTCGGCGACTGCGAAGTAGCTCAGCATATCGCAGTGACCGAGGTAGGTGGCGAGCGAGTCGCGGTGCTGGTTCGTTAACCATTCGTACTTTGTAGTGTCCGCATGTCCTGTGCCGATGTACTTGCTCTGCAGATGTTCCAACTGGCTGTGAATGTTGTACCGGTCGCCCATCTTATCCGAATTTCCAGCGCACAATTTTCCTGACTCCGAGTGTTTTtcgtcggttttttgtttggcttccCGCGACAGTCCAGGCAGGGTTGTAGTCGCGACTGTCAACTTGTAGCCGTGGTCGAATAGCTGCCGATCTCATGCTGAGGATGCTTGCTTATACATCCTTTATGGGACTCAAGCAAAATGTCGCgcaaattaattcaaataatCGGTACACAGCAGCGTGTTTGCACAGCTGTTTCGCAGAACGGATGCTTTGAATTACTGGATTGTTCTTACTATCACAACGTATTAATCCCTACGGTGGAGAGGAGGATTAGTCTAAAAAATGACGGTGTGGTTGGTGCTTGTGGCGGCAGTGTTCTGCTCGACCAGGGGAGTTCGTGCTGATTGGTTTGACTCTTGTGATCGTGAATTCCAACTGACCGAGCTGGCAGATGTAACGCTAAATTCACCGTTCTACCCGGCAACTTATCCGTCTGGTACCTCCTGTCGGTTTGTGTTAAGTGCACCACCAGGATATACAATCCAGGCGTCATGTACGGTTAACATGGTCAATCCTGGAACGGGCTGCACGACTGATTTCTTGTACATTTCAACGGAAGGATTCAAGTCTCCAGCAGGAAGTGAATTTTTCTGCGGCAAGGGCATCATTAGTCGGCAATCGCTGTTCAATAAACTGACCATTTCGTACATCTCGAGTTCGACCAATTCCGGATCATTCACCTGTCGACTGATTGTACAACCCGGGCAATGTGATTGTGGTTGGAGCCGAACGCCGAAGATTGTCGGCGGTACTGAAGCAGGGGTGAATGAGTACACTTCGATGGTTGGGCTGTTGGATCCACTTACAGCCAGCGTGTTTTGCTCCGGTGTTATCAGTAAGCCGATCGGCAAAGTTGCTGTCCTTTGTATCATCACCTAatggttggatttttttttagttagCGTGAGACACGTTCTTACTGCCGCTCATTGTACTGCAACGATTCCTAACGTTGGTCGAGTGCAGGCTCTGGTTGGTGATCATAATTACCGATCAGCAGTGGAGACACCCTACTCGGCGATCTACAACATCGAACAGATCATTCAACACGAGGCTTACAATGTGGCGAATCGCGATAACGACATTTCACTGTTGAAAACAACGGTCAACATGGACTGGAATCGAGCCGTGGGTCCGGTCTGTTTACCATTCAGTTACAGTTCCTACAGCTTTGCGAACTTAGAAGTAGATATTGCGGGCTGGGGCACCACTTCTTTCGGCGGACCAATGAGTACCGTATTGAGAAAGACCACTCTTACCGTGCTACCAAACGGTAGTTGCTCTGCACCGTTTTTGAATGATATGAAACTGTGTACGTTCGCCGCGGGACGCGATTCATGTCAGTATGATTCAGGTGGACCACTGTATTTGCGCGGTGTGCAGCGAATGTACACCATCGGGATTATAAGCTATGGATCAGGATGTGCCGCTTCTACACCCTCGGTGAATAGCCGCGTGACAAGCCAGCTGAACTGGATTCGGTCAAAAACTCCGGAAATTTCTTATTGCGTGAAATAAAATGGCCATTTATTGATAACAGTAGTTCCACTCGGGCGTATTCGTCGTAATCCACTGCATGTAATTGAGTACGTTTGTGTTGACGCTTGGTTGATTCGATGCACAAGCAATACCGTATCCGATAATGCCGACCAGATAAACGCGCCCATTGTACGCATCGGTATAGAACAGCGGACCGCCCGAATCGCTTTGACAACTATCCTTGTTGGCGGTTAGTGTGCACAGCTGTTGCGTGACGGAGAAGTTGGGGTAGATCGCCGAGCATTGTGCACCACTGACGACCGTTAGCCCGACCTTCATGGGAACGTTCGACTTTGGGGCGCCATAGTCGAGAGTTCCCCAACCGACCGCTTCTAGCTCGATACCGACGAATGACGCACCATAATACTTCAAGGGCAAACAGACGGGCCCAACGCCGGTGTTGAACATGATCTCCGCACGTGTTCTCACGATCGCTATGTCGTTCGTGCCAATCGTAGGATTGTAGCTTTCGTGGAGCTTTATAGAAGACAGGAGTAACAGAGCTGAATAGGGCGTATCGGAGCCGGAAGTTATATTGTGGTCACCCACAAGAAGACCGAGATTCGGTAACGATCGTCCCATGTAACAGTGAGCTGCCGTCACCGCATGGTAGTTGGTTACTGGAAATACACAGGGACGTGTTAAGGATTGCATAAACTATCCAAAATCGGATCGTTCAAACTATCGACACACTTACTGACTGTTGCACCGCAGAATATCCCTTCCCCACCGGAACCATCGACTAACGCGGCCATCATTGGGAATTCGTTCACTAGCGTTTCGATTCCATTTACAATTTTTTTCTGTAGAAAATTCCTTTCAAGTGTGTTTAAGAGTTTACAGAAAACGAACATGCAGGGGATCTTTTCTCCTTACCTTACGCCGCATTCCACACTGGCATTCTATTTTGTTTGCCGTGCAGTAGAATCGTCCACCGTAGCTAGTTCCGGCAACCTGCAGTGCTATTACCAAGCTGTTATAGGTGGATTCGATGTTCAGAACTCCAGTTCCACAGTACGCTTGGCCATCAGAAAGATTCGATTGACCATTCTTCGACACAACCAGTCGATCGGTGGCACATGACGAGCTCTGAAATATAATATCATCTAGAAGTAAATTTATTACGGGATTCTACTCCTTTTTACCGAGGGAATAGCTATTTCACTGCAGGATAGAGCGATGCGCGATCCTTGAGTAGTGCTTAGTGTCCATCGGCACTGCGAGTTCGGTTGATAGTATCCAGGGTAGTTGGGAGAGTATATCGTGTAAGACAGACCACTGGCTACGTCAATGCTATAATCACATCCACTGTACTGCGCCCTCGCGCCGTCAGGAATAGTTGAGATAATTAAAAGCACGAACcctgtttaatttaaaattttaacaatcaaacatcatgaacatttatcatcatttcGTTTAAATCACACTTTACCGAAAACTAGCTTCATTCCCATCTTTAGCGTGTAATGGGAGTATATGGATACGTTTCTACCACAAACTTTAACTCTCGTGGTGGAAGGTCTTTTAAATTTACTGTGATTCTTATAATAAAGCACCCATCATTCGAGGCAGCAGCTTATTAAGCATGTTCGTAATGAGTGCAGAGGTTATTCCACTTCTCTGCTTTCACTGTGATTGCTATTACTATTACCCTAATACTGAATTCGTTCGTCACTCCCGGGCCAGATCTTCAAATTAAATGTGAATGCAGGGGcaatggtgctgctactgaatGGTGGATGATTTTTGCTGCGTTTATACTATGACGAAACATACCAAGAAGTCGCGAGGCATGGGCACTAGCGCGGGAATACAGACGGGGCGAAAGATAAGAAGATAAGCAGAGATGGGACAGTGGGCACTAAATAAGTTTACGGCTCTAAGATAGGCTGTTGACAAGGGTCAGCAGTAGCTTCCGGGCTGTATATCGTTTGAGTGAAAATAAAACGCCCGAATTGATGGGAGGTTGAGGATGGAGCGTTGGTTCGAAAAATTTGCGATTTAATTTCGATCCAATTTTGAACACCAGAGGGGTTAAGGAACTGGTGTTTCGAATGTAGCTCGAATCCTGTGAAGCGTGATTATTTCGTTGGCAAGTTAGCTTAGAGCCGGAATTTTAATCAGTGTTTTATGGGCTCTGTTTTAAACAATCCAAAACGCTCTAATGAGGTCAAAAGGAAAAATATATTATCACCGTCATTTGATAGCATAGCGAATAACAGATAGTAGTGTGGATTCTCTAACGTACCGTTCCTCTGATGATACCAACACATCCTTCAGCCCAAAATCTCTAGAAACGCTCGAAAAATTGGGTCAAATAGGCGGTAATGTAAGTAACCAATGGACACGGATGTGTAGTTTTGAGCATGCTTGTGGGTGGCTGGTGTGCGGACAATTTCGTTGTTCCATGGGGTGCATGTTCATAAACAGATAAGGGGTTTCTTAAAATTTTTATTACGTAAACAATGTCGAGGCTGACAGCTGTGCAGCCAACTTTGGATTTTGcatatcattatcatcatcattatcatcgttattatcatcatcttcatcaccaacGTTATTATTGTCGTTCATGTTAGTTGTGTTTGAGCGTGTTCCTGTTTGACAGTGGTAGCACACTCTCTCCCATACATATTGGTTGGATTGTTTAAAGTTTATCTAGAAGCAGTAGAGCCCGTTAttgtatttctttttcacttttaaCGCGACGGCCGGTATTCGGTTGAATTGACAGTATGAGCGAAGTCCATTTACGGATACAGGGGAGTTCAGTTGGAAAAAGGGGATTAATTTTAGGTTTATGTACCCAGGTGTTTAAAGTTTGTAATAGCCAAGATGAGGATAATTAAAAAAGAGTTTACCTTGTACAGATTCTAGGCGGACACTTCAAAGAGGAACTGCCACGAACCAGTGAAATCGATTGacaaaaatttaatttcacgcACAACTAAGTTTTGTGATATTTCATGATCtccaaacgaaccaaccaaccgaccgatgacgGCCCATTAGGCTCGCTCGCAAATATTGAATTAAACGGAATGTATATTATTATTGACATCCTAGCATCCAAAACAGCACGGGATTTACGGGAGCATTGGGATTACCGAACGGGGTGGACAGGGTGCTATGGTCCCCCGGTAGGTGGGAG
This sequence is a window from Anopheles darlingi chromosome 3, idAnoDarlMG_H_01, whole genome shotgun sequence. Protein-coding genes within it:
- the LOC125957796 gene encoding splicing factor 3B subunit 5 encodes the protein MGDRYNIHSQLEHLQSKYIGTGHADTTKYEWLTNQHRDSLATYLGHCDMLSYFAVAENESKARIRFNIMEKMLQPCGPPPEKPED
- the LOC125957794 gene encoding venom serine protease-like, coding for MTVWLVLVAAVFCSTRGVRADWFDSCDREFQLTELADVTLNSPFYPATYPSGTSCRFVLSAPPGYTIQASCTVNMVNPGTGCTTDFLYISTEGFKSPAGSEFFCGKGIISRQSLFNKLTISYISSSTNSGSFTCRLIVQPGQCDCGWSRTPKIVGGTEAGVNEYTSMVGLLDPLTASVFCSGVIISVRHVLTAAHCTATIPNVGRVQALVGDHNYRSAVETPYSAIYNIEQIIQHEAYNVANRDNDISLLKTTVNMDWNRAVGPVCLPFSYSSYSFANLEVDIAGWGTTSFGGPMSTVLRKTTLTVLPNGSCSAPFLNDMKLCTFAAGRDSCQYDSGGPLYLRGVQRMYTIGIISYGSGCAASTPSVNSRVTSQLNWIRSKTPEISYCVK
- the LOC125957512 gene encoding glycoprotein endo-alpha-1,2-mannosidase-like protein → MTVLGHHKLSSIKSMKLFICFIGVSSFLLLIFCLYTTISTPDKEVAPLSLPNDGYQNVVSYELWRSQTIVPEKYNEHQVKARIIRDKIKRLVANNQQTGTGVPPSEHRNRTFPKNRNVQIFYHATVAWYKPNPTHPSSDRLIQRIYENNSVSFRPSDEPIINTAFYPKRKLYNSSESIVREHFEEIQNCGIGTVILGWHPTFSEYQLRMIFKVAHVNDLQVAIEILEYPDRTIESIRSNIKYILDTFGKGPAPTAISTLSYFNVLSKKRELPLFYIHKAYRTADSEWKRLLSKNGILTIRDTSYDAIVLAHIATKDHKSMVRRAGFDGFYTYLPSNGANYASTWKNWNQLKRFADSYRLLFVPTIGPGFYDRKKYQRNMNQNHGITNIKRYRSNGQYFDVGWRTALKNGLQMITINSYNNWVEGTQIEAAIPVFGFRDYLPGTPEKYLDLTQSWVEEYIKYKLNNIKLNKKTELTLNCYDFINATIC
- the LOC125957793 gene encoding venom serine protease-like, whose product is MGMKLVFGFVLLIISTIPDGARAQYSGCDYSIDVASGLSYTIYSPNYPGYYQPNSQCRWTLSTTQGSRIALSCSEIAIPSSSSCATDRLVVSKNGQSNLSDGQAYCGTGVLNIESTYNSLVIALQVAGTSYGGRFYCTANKIECQCGMRRKKKIVNGIETLVNEFPMMAALVDGSGGEGIFCGATVITNYHAVTAAHCYMGRSLPNLGLLVGDHNITSGSDTPYSALLLLSSIKLHESYNPTIGTNDIAIVRTRAEIMFNTGVGPVCLPLKYYGASFVGIELEAVGWGTLDYGAPKSNVPMKVGLTVVSGAQCSAIYPNFSVTQQLCTLTANKDSCQSDSGGPLFYTDAYNGRVYLVGIIGYGIACASNQPSVNTNVLNYMQWITTNTPEWNYCYQ
- the LOC125957795 gene encoding exosome complex component MTR3-like, encoding MPQDTKRINGPEISTSYHIHEENNRQPFEERLNQAIGGKNKRKDGRNFSESRKYFLKVGVVSTAKGSAYIELGNTKAIVSVFDPREIPKQSKYCALGELYCDFKFSPFASHLRKTPQSDTRGRSLAAALASALNPAVCRHLFPNLQLDVFANVLEDDGSVLAAVITAAGLALADACIPMFDIVTATTAGILGDRILVDPTAEEESLCMEGFTRDNHGIVMLAKLPTLDQVPEIRHSGSVSVETLWRACTRLNAACTEQVPIVQHVLVSKVKSRLAEIDVESDDEGEGDGEAPDVKSEKPDEDTSEDR